TTGTACACCGCACCGCGACATTCAGCCAAGCAACGCGACCCGTCTGACCTGCCTGGCAGAGAATACTTTGCATTGTTGCGCGCCATTTCCATATAATGAACTCATCTAACTACGactatttttcagttttggtttcTATCCACCATTTAAGATGTCAAAatttgtaattggctgcagtTGACTACCGTACTAGTGCAATGTAGGCATGGTGTGATGCGGGAGTTGTGCTAAATGTAGTGTCGCGTCGCGTAGCGTAAATGGGGTCATACCTTCAAAAGTTTAATCACTCGAGCAGCTGAAtgaatgttaaaaaaaaaaaagtacaaaagCCAAACAAGGAACCATTTCACTCGATAAGCAAGAATACTGTTCCATGTTTGTCGCAGGACGCTCAGAATCAGTTTTGGACAACGTTTCTGACATAAGTTAAAGTTAGAGTTGCCATACATAAACATATATTGATAAATACCATTTATTAGACTCAAATCCTAAACTTCacactttttcaataaaaatcatGACAAAGTCCTCCCGGACAACGTCTTAAGCGAAAATGTCCACCCAATGTCGTGTCCATGAAGGAACAATTTGGCAGTCCAATGCCTGCGCCAGGACACCACTGACTAGTTGCGGATCCATACCTAGGATCGTAAGGATTTGCGCCGCAATCACCGTGAAAATAATTAGACACTCTAGGAAATCCACGTCGCAGCCACCTTGGGTCGATATCCATATCGTAATCTTCATCATAATGCCCGAAAGGTGGCAGTCCGTTACTACAGCAAAGATCCTGCATTTCCATACCACCACGAGCACGCTGCAATTTCGAGAAGAGTATCGTGAGAACTATGTGAAAATCAGGAAAAGTCAAACTCTTACACTCACGCCTACTGGATTTACAACATTTCCAGGCAACAAATGACCAATCATTCTCCCGTTAACTGTTATGGGATAATCGTAGTCATACCCGCGTGACCTGTACGGATAATACATGTCATCCTCACGATATAGTTCATGCTGGAAACAGATTTATACAAATTTCATGACATATTAGCCTGTCAAAATTTGCTTACCATTCTTGGGCGATAGCGACTCATGCTTCTTCGGCTACCAAGAACCCACGCCTTGTAAAGCTTATATATGTTTCCAAGTAACAGTTGAAGTCGATTAGGGCTATGCGATGGGAAAAAAATTAACCACTACAAAAGGGTAggattttttcaattattcacTTACAGAAATCGTACTATCAAATCACTacgcgatttaaaaaaaatactcaaATAAATAACGAGTTCATTAAATTAACAATTTGATTCATTTTCCAACTTTACATTTACttaaaatttcgattttttgcTTATTTTAAAGTTCATtcgccaaaaattaaaaattaactgTGATATGATAGGAAAAcatatttcacaaaaaatttccatgGTAGCTACGTTATAACGCTGTGTATCCACTGTCCATATCGAAAATATTTAACCAagttgtacatacatatatatagtaaGTGTCTAGGTTAGAAGGAAAGGCAATTGGAAATCGTCTAGCTAGTTGGGCTAGAAGCTTGATCCTACGAATGAATCCTTTTTCAGAGTGTTTGGGTCCCACATTTTTACGAACATCTCACATTACATCACAATTTGTAATGATCACAGGTGCTCCTACTTTTCGACACACATTTGTCACCACTACTGCTGCTCCAGTTGCTAGTTCCGGCTCTACCATAGAAGAAATTGGGTCCTCGTTTGCTAAGAAATCCGAAAATCCATTTCCCTCAACGCCATAATGGCAAAGtacagagtagttccaccatattgaatctaaagaTATAGTTCAAGCTTCAGTTTTTATGATATCTAAAAAGTAGACTTCTGCTCCAAAACCTTGTACTCTTTTcgagccatcgatgtagaagactttAGTATACCCAGCTACGCACTGCTTTTCTGATCCAATTTTCCTCCACTTCAGGACAACTTCAACTTAAGAAATAGATGTAGAATCTGAAGGGATTAAAAAAACTGAATTGAGTTGTTCTAATATCTGTGCCAATTTGAAGCACGATGGAGAAATGAGGCAGACTGCGACAGCATGGCAACGACCTACGGCTTtagccagcaactgattacctggtacactaaaCGccccctcacagcagagggagcgaatGCAAGGGTCGTTGGTCCAGAAGAAATATACTTTGAATTGGTATCAGTATATAGTAATTCAGCCGAAAATGTATGTCATATGCATGTGTGCCGAGGCCGAACCAGATTGGGTTAGAAGACAATGACAGAGTGCAAGAGCTAGTGAAGAGAAAAGCAGGAACTCTGTTTTATGTACCGGGATAAAAATCTACCTCCATAGGGCAAATGATGAAAATTCATACATATTCTGGGACAATGGCCAGCATGTACGCAAAGTAGGTTaatgcacctgggagaatattaCAAGTACCCAAAAGCATTGCTCTTTGATGACAGAGAGCTTCTATGTACGATTCCCTAGCCATTCCATTTAAAGAACTTCTTATCTTCGGCTCAACTtccagtatatactgcaataCTTCAGATGAGGAACCAAGACCATATATTCAAGCCGATTTCCGTAA
The window above is part of the Hermetia illucens chromosome 3, iHerIll2.2.curated.20191125, whole genome shotgun sequence genome. Proteins encoded here:
- the LOC119651978 gene encoding uncharacterized protein LOC119651978 isoform X2 gives rise to the protein MSRYRPRMHELYREDDMYYPYRSRGYDYDYPITVNGRMIGHLLPGNVVNPVGRARGGMEMQDLCCSNGLPPFGHYDEDYDMDIDPRWLRRGFPRVSNYFHGDCGANPYDPRYGSATSQWCPGAGIGLPNCSFMDTTLGGHFRLRRCPGGLCHDFY
- the LOC119651978 gene encoding uncharacterized protein LOC119651978 isoform X1 — its product is MSRYRPRMHELYREDDMYYPYRSRGYDYDYPITVNGRMIGHLLPGNVVNPVGVSRARGGMEMQDLCCSNGLPPFGHYDEDYDMDIDPRWLRRGFPRVSNYFHGDCGANPYDPRYGSATSQWCPGAGIGLPNCSFMDTTLGGHFRLRRCPGGLCHDFY